The Deltaproteobacteria bacterium genome includes a region encoding these proteins:
- a CDS encoding TolC family protein, which translates to MLTRFLLAYRRYSLMFFLFLLASSLFLCSGPGWALAAEETGHVFTLKESVAIVLERSLKLLSASQSVEGAKWKKDEASTRFLPKFNATYTYTLLDETPTTSSLSFEDVILFPGTPYSTTLTLPTGMSTRQVGSRDNWQLKLTLTQPIFTGFALTTAYELSKLGVNIAEISLAQTRLDIILQVKQAYFNILQAQKVAKVAIQAVKQREAHLNVARNYYEVGMIAKNQVLQAEVLVAEAVQSRIKAENAILLAKASFNTLLRRPLEAPLEVEDILTYKPFPHDLKYCFERAIDRRPEIEAVQESIKINEQNVRLSKAGHYPTVTVLANHYWKGDTWKVQGSPYMDDYTSWDVTAVLSWNFWTWGQVSDQVKYKRTELTKAHNTLIQVKDGIALEVKSSFLSLKEAEKNIAVARKAIEQAEENYRMSQERYREQVATSAEVTDAETLLTAARRNYYSALYDYNFAWAKLERAMGLGRDKI; encoded by the coding sequence ATGTTGACAAGATTTTTACTTGCTTATCGAAGGTATTCTCTGATGTTTTTCCTTTTTCTATTGGCATCCAGTCTATTTTTATGTTCAGGCCCTGGCTGGGCGTTAGCTGCTGAGGAAACAGGCCACGTTTTTACCCTCAAGGAAAGTGTAGCCATAGTCCTGGAGAGGAGTCTGAAGTTATTGTCCGCGTCCCAGAGCGTAGAAGGGGCCAAATGGAAAAAAGATGAGGCCTCGACCAGATTCTTGCCGAAGTTTAACGCTACCTATACCTACACGCTTTTGGACGAGACCCCCACCACATCCTCGTTATCGTTTGAGGATGTGATTCTATTTCCAGGGACGCCTTATAGTACAACTTTAACATTACCTACGGGTATGAGCACGCGGCAGGTGGGCTCCAGAGACAACTGGCAGCTGAAGCTGACTCTGACTCAGCCGATCTTCACCGGCTTCGCCCTGACCACGGCCTATGAACTGAGCAAACTTGGAGTCAATATAGCCGAGATCTCCCTGGCCCAGACAAGGCTGGATATAATCCTCCAGGTGAAACAGGCCTATTTCAATATCCTCCAGGCCCAGAAGGTGGCCAAGGTGGCCATTCAGGCGGTCAAGCAGCGGGAAGCGCATTTAAATGTGGCTCGTAATTATTACGAGGTCGGCATGATCGCGAAAAATCAGGTCCTTCAGGCTGAAGTCCTGGTGGCTGAAGCGGTCCAATCCAGAATCAAGGCTGAAAATGCGATTTTATTGGCAAAAGCCAGTTTCAACACCCTGCTGCGCCGCCCTCTGGAGGCCCCCCTCGAGGTCGAAGACATATTGACCTATAAACCATTTCCGCATGATCTTAAATACTGCTTTGAACGCGCCATAGATCGTCGGCCGGAGATCGAGGCTGTTCAGGAAAGTATCAAGATTAATGAACAGAATGTTCGCCTGTCCAAGGCTGGTCATTACCCGACTGTAACTGTTTTGGCCAATCACTACTGGAAGGGGGACACCTGGAAGGTCCAGGGTAGCCCGTACATGGATGACTATACCTCCTGGGATGTCACGGCTGTACTTTCGTGGAATTTCTGGACCTGGGGCCAGGTCTCGGATCAGGTGAAATACAAGCGCACCGAGCTGACCAAGGCGCATAATACCCTGATTCAGGTCAAGGATGGGATCGCCCTGGAGGTCAAGAGCAGTTTTCTTTCCTTAAAAGAGGCGGAAAAAAATATCGCCGTGGCCCGTAAGGCCATTGAGCAGGCTGAAGAGAATTATCGTATGAGTCAGGAGCGCTATCGTGAACAGGTAGCCACCTCGGCGGAGGTCACGGACGCAGAGACCTTGCTGACCGCGGCCCGGCGCAATTATTATAGCGCCCTTTACGATTATAACTTCGCCTGGGCCAAGCTGGAGCGGGCCATGGGCCTGGGGCGGGACAAAATTTAG
- a CDS encoding ABC transporter permease encodes MHKLIYFTRIAFSNTAQNLFVSVVSVGTLSLALLTLSAFVLIYANVQSLIKASTQDLSVSVYLADGVSPARLAKLKNSLSEMPQTVSLSYISKSQALADLKRRFGTYGNLLDGLEENPLPASLELELKPEYRSQEQIKALIERLRSFNGVTDVDYAWEWADKLSGLLNFLKLCGFIIGGLLFLATVFIVSNTIKLTLYSRQEEIYIMRLIGATEGFIKAPFFIEGFLQGLVGGLLALVTLFLIFSLLVSRIKFPLGLSAVHLTFLSSAVSWALVGSGIFLGVLGSVVSLRRFLR; translated from the coding sequence TTGCATAAGCTCATCTACTTCACCAGGATCGCCTTTAGCAATACGGCTCAAAATCTATTCGTCAGTGTGGTCTCGGTGGGAACGCTTTCCCTTGCTCTTTTGACATTAAGCGCCTTTGTTCTTATCTACGCTAATGTTCAGAGCCTGATCAAGGCCTCTACTCAGGATCTTTCGGTTTCAGTTTATCTTGCTGACGGCGTGAGTCCGGCCCGCCTGGCTAAATTAAAGAACAGCCTCTCTGAAATGCCGCAAACCGTCAGCTTGAGTTACATCAGCAAGTCACAGGCCCTGGCTGACCTGAAGCGCCGGTTTGGAACTTACGGGAATCTGCTCGACGGGCTGGAAGAAAATCCTTTGCCAGCCTCACTCGAACTGGAACTCAAGCCCGAGTATAGATCTCAGGAGCAGATCAAAGCCCTGATCGAGCGGCTGAGAAGCTTCAACGGCGTGACCGACGTGGACTATGCCTGGGAGTGGGCGGATAAACTCTCAGGATTACTTAATTTTTTGAAGCTGTGCGGGTTCATCATCGGCGGGCTCCTGTTCCTGGCCACGGTTTTCATCGTATCCAATACCATCAAACTGACCTTGTATTCCCGCCAGGAAGAAATCTACATCATGCGACTTATTGGCGCCACCGAAGGTTTTATCAAGGCGCCGTTCTTTATCGAGGGTTTCCTGCAAGGTCTTGTGGGCGGGCTGCTGGCCCTGGTGACCCTCTTTCTCATCTTCAGCCTCCTTGTCTCCCGGATTAAATTTCCCCTGGGCCTTTCCGCGGTTCATCTCACCTTTCTCTCCTCAGCCGTGTCCTGGGCCCTGGTCGGTTCCGGAATTTTTTTAGGGGTCCTGGGCAGTGTGGTCTCTTTACGGAGGTTTTTACGCTGA
- a CDS encoding pyruvate carboxylase subunit B, with protein sequence MDLTFRDGHQSLFATRMRTEDMIPIAQEMDQVGFWAMEVWGGATFDTMHRFLGEDPWERPRILKQYIKKTPFAMLLRGQNLVGYRHYADDVVRAFVDKACEVGIDVFRVFDALNDLRNFKTAVEVIKKNGKHFQGAICFSLTEPRMGGPIFHIQYYLDKAKALEDMGADTICIKDMAGMLSPYDAYDLIKALKETVQVPIHLHTHFTSGMADMCYIKAIEAGLDLLDTCLAPFALRSSHAAIEPLVVTLQGTPRDPELDLERLVKLGEYLESIAPKYIDLLNKSRISVIDIGVLKHQIPGGMISNLVNQLKEANALARLSEVYAELPQTREDLGMPPLVTPTSQIVGVQAVLNVLFGRYKMITNQVKDLCFGLYGRTPAEINPEVQAKALKGYKHGQTPITGRPGDFLEPELDKIKADAGDLIKTEEDLLTCALYPTTGKEFLKKKYAH encoded by the coding sequence ATGGATCTTACATTTCGGGATGGTCACCAGTCTCTTTTTGCCACGCGGATGCGGACAGAAGATATGATTCCCATTGCCCAGGAGATGGACCAGGTTGGATTCTGGGCCATGGAGGTCTGGGGCGGGGCCACCTTCGACACCATGCATCGTTTCTTGGGGGAAGACCCCTGGGAGCGACCGCGCATTTTGAAGCAGTATATTAAGAAGACGCCTTTTGCCATGCTCTTGCGCGGCCAGAACCTGGTCGGCTACAGGCATTATGCGGACGACGTTGTTCGCGCCTTTGTAGATAAAGCATGTGAGGTCGGGATAGATGTTTTCCGTGTTTTTGATGCCCTCAACGACTTGAGAAACTTCAAGACCGCGGTGGAGGTCATCAAAAAAAACGGCAAGCACTTTCAGGGAGCCATCTGTTTTTCACTAACAGAACCCAGAATGGGTGGGCCCATTTTTCATATCCAGTACTACCTGGACAAGGCCAAGGCCCTTGAAGACATGGGGGCTGATACGATTTGTATCAAGGATATGGCGGGGATGCTTTCCCCGTATGATGCGTATGACCTGATCAAGGCCCTTAAAGAAACGGTTCAAGTCCCGATCCACCTCCACACCCACTTCACCTCTGGCATGGCCGATATGTGCTATATCAAGGCCATCGAAGCCGGGTTGGACCTGCTGGACACATGCCTGGCGCCTTTTGCCTTGCGCTCCTCTCATGCAGCCATAGAACCTCTGGTTGTCACCCTCCAGGGGACGCCGCGGGACCCGGAGCTTGATCTGGAGCGGCTGGTAAAATTGGGAGAATATCTGGAATCTATTGCTCCTAAATATATTGATTTACTTAATAAAAGCCGTATCTCCGTCATAGATATCGGCGTGCTTAAACATCAGATTCCAGGCGGCATGATCTCGAATCTGGTAAATCAGCTCAAAGAAGCGAATGCCTTGGCTCGGCTTAGCGAAGTCTATGCCGAGCTCCCTCAGACGCGGGAGGATTTGGGCATGCCTCCGCTGGTGACGCCTACTTCTCAAATTGTTGGGGTACAGGCCGTGCTCAATGTCCTTTTTGGCCGCTACAAAATGATCACCAACCAGGTGAAAGACCTGTGCTTCGGCCTTTATGGCCGGACGCCCGCCGAAATTAACCCGGAAGTGCAGGCCAAGGCGCTGAAAGGCTATAAACACGGACAGACACCGATTACCGGGCGGCCGGGCGATTTTTTGGAGCCGGAACTGGACAAGATTAAAGCAGATGCCGGGGACCTCATCAAAACTGAGGAGGACCTTCTTACCTGCGCTCTCTATCCCACTACAGGCAAGGAGTTTCTCAAAAAGAAGTACGCCCACTAA
- a CDS encoding S41 family peptidase yields the protein MRHKTSIRTILLSFIILGIIIFPLGPAVADNREDVYAKIKILSRVLYEIQERFVEEKEAEELIYGAIKGMVQTLDPHSSFLTPSEFKDLQMETRGSFTGVGTEITLRDGVLTVVAPIDGTPAYRAGIQSGDAIIKIDGKPTKNMTLREAVKLIRGPRGTTVVLTVTRKSESKPLDIAIVRDVIPLRSVRFETLEQGYGYMRISNFQAKTTTEARKALIKLQSGPVPLKGLIMDLRSNPGGLLDQAVKVADLFLKNGLIVYTKGRSKHQNMKFKAKKSIVVEDYPIVLMVNEGSASASEILAGALQDHKRALILGARTFGKASVQTIISFSDGSGLRLTTARYYTPSGRSIQAEGIAPDVTVASRFKGKVIREKDLKKHLKGEHEMEAEKADKPAESEVEEEAAPKEKPIPREKIKPLSEMTLEERFEIDPQLKKAFELLKQGEVPSLLKMAGTAK from the coding sequence ATGCGCCATAAAACAAGTATACGAACGATTCTTCTCAGTTTCATCATCCTGGGAATCATTATCTTCCCTCTCGGTCCGGCCGTTGCGGATAATCGGGAAGACGTTTATGCCAAGATCAAAATTCTCAGCCGGGTCCTATACGAGATCCAGGAAAGATTTGTGGAGGAGAAAGAAGCTGAGGAGTTGATTTACGGGGCCATCAAAGGCATGGTCCAGACCCTGGACCCGCATTCTTCCTTTCTCACGCCTAGCGAGTTCAAGGACCTCCAGATGGAAACCCGAGGCAGCTTCACCGGCGTGGGCACAGAAATCACACTCAGAGACGGCGTCCTGACCGTAGTCGCACCCATTGACGGCACCCCGGCCTACAGGGCTGGCATCCAGAGCGGCGACGCCATCATCAAGATTGATGGAAAACCAACCAAAAACATGACCCTCCGGGAGGCGGTTAAGCTCATCCGGGGGCCGCGAGGCACAACCGTCGTCCTGACCGTGACCCGGAAAAGCGAATCAAAGCCCTTAGATATCGCTATCGTTCGAGACGTCATCCCCCTGCGCAGCGTTCGGTTCGAAACCCTGGAACAAGGCTATGGATACATGAGAATTAGCAACTTCCAGGCCAAAACGACCACCGAGGCCCGCAAGGCCCTGATCAAACTCCAGTCAGGCCCGGTGCCTCTCAAGGGTCTCATCATGGATCTGAGAAGCAACCCCGGAGGGCTTCTCGATCAGGCGGTCAAGGTTGCTGATCTTTTTCTTAAAAACGGATTGATCGTCTATACCAAGGGTCGAAGCAAACACCAGAATATGAAATTTAAGGCCAAGAAATCCATCGTTGTCGAGGACTATCCAATCGTCCTGATGGTGAATGAGGGTTCTGCCAGCGCCTCTGAAATACTCGCCGGGGCGCTCCAGGACCATAAGCGCGCCCTCATCCTCGGCGCCAGGACCTTTGGAAAGGCATCTGTTCAAACTATCATTTCCTTTTCTGACGGCTCAGGCCTGCGCTTGACCACGGCCCGGTACTACACACCCTCTGGCCGCTCGATACAGGCCGAAGGCATCGCCCCGGACGTGACTGTTGCCAGCCGCTTTAAAGGAAAAGTAATTCGAGAGAAGGATTTAAAAAAGCACCTCAAAGGGGAACATGAAATGGAGGCCGAAAAGGCCGATAAACCGGCTGAATCTGAGGTAGAAGAAGAGGCAGCGCCGAAGGAGAAGCCCATTCCCAGGGAAAAAATAAAACCTCTATCAGAAATGACCCTTGAGGAACGCTTTGAGATTGATCCTCAGCTCAAAAAGGCTTTTGAACTGTTAAAGCAAGGGGAGGTGCCTTCCCTCCTTAAGATGGCCGGGACAGCCAAATAA
- the ftsE gene encoding cell division ATP-binding protein FtsE produces MIQLYHLTKVYPGGKVALDDISFKVAKGEFIFIAGPSGAGKTTLVKLIMCEEKATRGQILVDRLNLQRIHPNKIPYLRRKIGVVFQDFKLISTRTVFQNVALRLEAQGERRNFINKKVRVILKNVGLDGLGEAHPPQLSGGEQQRVAIARAMVGDPLILLADEPTGNLDIDLSRNILELLLQINKGGTTVLMATHNQGILQETNQRIIRLDRGRLVA; encoded by the coding sequence ATGATTCAACTCTATCATCTGACCAAGGTCTACCCCGGTGGTAAGGTGGCCCTTGACGATATCTCCTTCAAGGTCGCCAAAGGAGAGTTCATTTTTATCGCCGGGCCTAGCGGGGCGGGAAAAACAACGCTCGTCAAGCTGATCATGTGTGAGGAGAAGGCGACCCGGGGTCAGATCCTGGTGGACCGGCTCAATCTCCAGCGCATCCACCCGAACAAGATCCCCTATTTGCGCCGAAAAATCGGCGTTGTCTTCCAGGACTTTAAACTCATCTCCACCCGCACTGTCTTTCAGAATGTGGCCTTGCGCCTCGAAGCCCAGGGTGAAAGACGAAACTTTATTAATAAAAAAGTGCGGGTAATACTCAAGAATGTCGGGTTGGACGGCTTGGGTGAGGCTCACCCACCCCAGCTTTCTGGAGGAGAACAGCAGCGCGTGGCCATTGCCCGTGCCATGGTCGGAGACCCGCTGATACTCCTGGCGGATGAGCCTACCGGCAACCTGGACATTGACTTGAGCCGAAATATCCTCGAACTGCTCCTGCAGATCAACAAGGGAGGAACCACCGTCCTCATGGCCACTCACAACCAGGGAATCCTTCAGGAAACCAATCAGCGCATCATCCGTCTGGACAGAGGTCGCCTGGTGGCCTGA
- a CDS encoding carbon-nitrogen hydrolase family protein, with product MERKIKLALIQYQIKPDWSENVAIVESLLEQAKAEEADLAVLPEMFICPYELELFPEYAEPIPEGRTCQLLRGWAEKLDLYILGGSLPERNQEGRLYNTATLWDRQGNLQAAHRKVHLFDVDLPGGVSFHESTVLSPGEKITVLDILGMRLGIAVCYDVRFPEIFRLMALVGAEFVVLPGAFNNVSGPAHWELSLRARAVENTIYVAGVSGTAPPGSSYQSWGHTMMVDPFGEVLVNLEEAEGVGVVEVDPERIKDIRSRLPLLKQRRDDLYELRLLKS from the coding sequence ATGGAGCGTAAGATTAAACTGGCTTTGATCCAGTACCAGATCAAGCCCGATTGGTCCGAAAATGTGGCCATCGTTGAAAGCCTGCTCGAGCAGGCCAAGGCAGAAGAAGCCGACCTGGCGGTTCTGCCCGAGATGTTCATCTGCCCTTATGAGCTTGAACTCTTCCCCGAGTATGCAGAGCCGATCCCGGAGGGCCGCACCTGCCAGTTGCTGAGGGGCTGGGCTGAAAAGCTCGATTTGTATATCCTTGGTGGTTCTCTGCCTGAAAGAAACCAAGAAGGCCGCCTTTACAACACGGCCACACTCTGGGACAGGCAGGGGAATCTCCAGGCCGCCCATCGCAAGGTCCACCTCTTCGATGTTGACCTCCCGGGCGGTGTCTCCTTTCACGAGTCAACCGTGCTTTCACCTGGAGAGAAGATAACAGTTCTGGATATTCTGGGAATGCGCTTAGGGATCGCGGTCTGCTATGACGTTCGCTTCCCTGAGATTTTTCGGCTCATGGCCCTGGTCGGAGCGGAATTTGTGGTCTTGCCCGGGGCATTCAATAACGTCTCAGGACCGGCGCACTGGGAGCTGTCCCTGCGGGCGCGGGCCGTGGAGAATACCATTTATGTCGCCGGGGTATCCGGCACCGCTCCACCTGGTTCATCCTATCAATCCTGGGGCCATACCATGATGGTTGACCCCTTTGGCGAGGTGCTTGTCAATCTCGAAGAGGCCGAAGGTGTGGGTGTGGTAGAGGTTGACCCGGAAAGAATCAAGGATATCCGATCCCGGCTGCCTTTGCTGAAGCAGCGCCGGGATGATCTTTACGAACTGCGCCTCCTCAAAAGTTGA
- a CDS encoding phosphoenolpyruvate carboxykinase (ATP), which produces MASKPSWQYYTELREMSRIRALAESVFNGRNAKGGPRVISAAEVYELACQMPWVTVTDLPIHEEAIKRLGLPAGAMVINDNHGGTVGRSAEARVFYNQVSKSEQDALELLLREAVYGLQRDYELIICDGVIGTHPEMMLKARLIAPVEDASTMFNWMANFQPLDSIPEYEGSRLRDIPDILFVAYPEWKSDDPRWARGCVVVDELHMTIFNLGLRYFGERKKGTLTMAWTAGMKLGAVAAHGGIKEIDFSGCKGFESRGKQVIAFYGLSGSGKSAHSNSLDNEGTLPQGFKRRIAHDDAFQIDYKNRKCYVWEPSLFDKTDARELDHPDWKYCISTQNMLIVEVDGKILPYGQDTRNNNGRAIFVRELLGETTNVIGFPNALGWLMKDTTLPPVIKIVDLALSVAMGATLMTKRTPAENVTEEEMARLVFVPFANPFRVYELYRDCEGYEEVFKSGCECYVWTGGGFGFWDTSAEDTKPIPLKTSLTLQTAILTDVLEWEDWDLLPGAQIPTRETVDKILPGYYDQYNPAHVKNKEQYRATLRDRFLQRIDFLKNSDVAEKPDLLDRLVKALEIKA; this is translated from the coding sequence ATGGCAAGCAAACCTTCATGGCAATATTACACTGAGTTACGAGAAATGTCCCGCATTCGCGCCTTGGCGGAATCTGTCTTCAATGGCCGGAACGCCAAGGGCGGGCCCAGAGTCATCTCTGCTGCCGAAGTTTACGAGTTGGCTTGCCAGATGCCCTGGGTGACGGTGACCGATCTGCCTATTCATGAAGAAGCGATAAAACGTCTGGGGCTCCCGGCTGGCGCCATGGTCATCAATGACAATCACGGCGGTACGGTGGGCCGTTCGGCTGAGGCGCGTGTTTTTTATAACCAGGTGAGTAAATCCGAGCAGGATGCCCTGGAGCTTTTGCTGCGGGAGGCCGTTTACGGGCTGCAGCGGGATTATGAGCTGATCATCTGTGACGGGGTTATCGGGACCCATCCCGAGATGATGCTCAAGGCGCGGCTGATCGCGCCGGTTGAGGACGCTTCCACCATGTTCAACTGGATGGCCAACTTCCAGCCCCTGGATTCTATTCCGGAGTATGAAGGCTCCAGATTGCGCGACATTCCGGACATCCTGTTCGTGGCTTACCCGGAATGGAAATCCGACGATCCACGCTGGGCGCGGGGCTGCGTGGTCGTGGATGAACTCCACATGACCATTTTCAATCTCGGTCTGCGGTACTTTGGGGAACGAAAAAAAGGCACCCTGACCATGGCCTGGACCGCGGGTATGAAACTCGGGGCGGTCGCGGCTCACGGCGGCATCAAGGAGATTGACTTCTCCGGGTGCAAGGGATTTGAATCGCGAGGCAAGCAGGTCATTGCTTTTTACGGCCTTTCCGGTTCTGGCAAGTCCGCGCACTCCAATTCCCTGGACAACGAAGGCACCCTGCCTCAAGGCTTCAAAAGGCGTATCGCCCATGATGACGCCTTCCAGATAGACTATAAGAACAGGAAATGCTACGTCTGGGAGCCATCTTTATTCGATAAGACCGACGCCCGGGAGCTGGATCACCCGGACTGGAAATACTGTATCTCCACCCAGAACATGCTGATCGTCGAGGTGGATGGCAAGATTCTGCCTTATGGCCAAGACACCAGGAATAACAACGGGCGGGCCATATTCGTCCGGGAACTCCTGGGCGAGACCACCAATGTGATCGGCTTTCCCAATGCCCTCGGCTGGCTCATGAAGGACACGACCCTGCCGCCGGTCATAAAGATCGTCGATCTGGCGCTCTCCGTGGCCATGGGCGCCACGCTCATGACCAAACGCACCCCGGCCGAGAATGTCACTGAAGAGGAAATGGCCAGGCTGGTCTTTGTCCCCTTTGCCAACCCCTTCCGGGTTTATGAGCTTTACCGGGACTGTGAAGGTTACGAGGAGGTTTTTAAGTCCGGGTGCGAATGCTATGTCTGGACCGGCGGCGGCTTCGGGTTCTGGGACACCTCGGCTGAAGATACCAAACCCATCCCGCTCAAGACCTCCCTGACCTTACAGACGGCCATCCTGACCGATGTCCTCGAGTGGGAAGATTGGGACCTCCTCCCGGGGGCCCAGATTCCGACCAGAGAGACCGTGGACAAGATCCTTCCCGGTTACTACGACCAGTATAACCCGGCCCATGTGAAAAATAAGGAACAGTACCGTGCCACCCTGAGAGACCGGTTCCTTCAGCGAATTGACTTTCTTAAAAACAGCGACGTCGCCGAAAAGCCGGACCTGCTTGACCGCCTGGTCAAGGCGCTGGAAATCAAGGCTTAA
- a CDS encoding peptidoglycan DD-metalloendopeptidase family protein: MRTRLNSVIIMILFIMALLLSGPSYGIQAELEDEKQGLKEVKEAERRLLDELDELTRRVEGIETSLAQIQDEIVQLKKLLPLGKKELQALERSQARQKDFLYRRLRVIYRLREGGVMQILFNASSIPDFLHRYRYLASIIAHDESALREYDRRRQRIKAKMNQIKLQEIRLKQLLADLRADKKRLIQVQNQKTAFLMKVHQRKQTYLALIRAREASRERLIKEVIIRPKEDVSSLPSASIPASRPAEKLGSRQWPDFAALKGKLPRPVGGRIKDHFGRNPGLFGTYTTRHGVTILASSGRPVKAVARGEVIFASWLKGYGNVVIINHGRRYYTLTAGITRVKAEVGQWVNQGDYLGLVPYGGKKNKKGIYLEIRHRGKALNPGVWLGSTLAAQEKVREK; this comes from the coding sequence ATGAGGACCAGGCTGAACAGCGTAATAATAATGATCCTGTTTATAATGGCCTTACTGCTGTCTGGCCCTTCTTACGGGATTCAGGCCGAGCTCGAGGATGAGAAGCAGGGGCTCAAGGAGGTCAAGGAAGCCGAACGCCGGCTGCTGGATGAGCTGGACGAACTGACGCGTCGCGTCGAAGGGATCGAGACCTCTCTGGCTCAAATCCAGGATGAGATCGTTCAGCTTAAAAAATTGCTGCCTCTGGGAAAAAAGGAACTGCAGGCTCTCGAACGCTCCCAGGCCAGGCAGAAAGACTTTCTCTACCGCCGGCTCAGGGTCATCTACCGGCTCAGGGAAGGCGGCGTCATGCAGATCTTATTTAACGCCAGTTCCATCCCGGACTTTCTTCACCGCTATCGCTACCTGGCGTCCATCATTGCCCACGATGAATCAGCCCTGCGGGAGTATGACCGGCGCCGCCAAAGAATTAAGGCCAAGATGAACCAGATCAAGCTTCAGGAGATCAGGCTAAAGCAGCTTCTGGCCGACCTGAGGGCCGATAAAAAGAGGTTGATTCAGGTTCAGAACCAGAAAACAGCCTTTTTGATGAAGGTCCACCAGCGCAAGCAGACTTACCTGGCCCTGATTCGGGCCCGCGAAGCCTCACGGGAGCGGTTGATAAAAGAGGTGATTATCAGGCCGAAGGAGGACGTCTCCTCCCTGCCTTCCGCCTCGATTCCAGCCTCCCGGCCTGCTGAAAAACTCGGCTCAAGGCAGTGGCCTGACTTCGCCGCGCTCAAAGGCAAGCTCCCCAGGCCGGTTGGGGGCCGCATCAAAGATCACTTTGGCCGGAACCCCGGCCTGTTTGGGACTTACACCACCCGCCACGGGGTCACTATTCTCGCTTCGTCCGGAAGGCCTGTCAAGGCCGTTGCCAGAGGGGAGGTTATCTTTGCCAGCTGGCTCAAAGGCTATGGGAACGTGGTCATTATTAACCACGGCCGGCGTTACTACACGCTCACGGCCGGCATTACCCGCGTCAAGGCCGAGGTCGGCCAGTGGGTGAACCAGGGAGACTACCTCGGCCTGGTACCTTATGGTGGTAAAAAAAATAAAAAAGGCATATACTTGGAAATTAGACACCGAGGCAAAGCACTCAACCCAGGCGTCTGGCTGGGTTCGACCCTTGCTGCTCAGGAAAAGGTCAGGGAGAAATAA
- a CDS encoding SDR family oxidoreductase → MKLKEKVALITGAARGIGRAHAFRLARLGADIVINDINLKSYEEFDEEITADSVMDEVRRLGVECIGLEADVGQKDEAEAMVRRAVEEFGHVDILVNNAGGLAGSVAESFAASVSEEDLRATLDRNLMGTIYCCQAVAEHMKARKWGRIVNTSSQAGLRAQPGGVYASYGAAKAGVIAYTRYLAQELGPYGITVNCIAPAYVRTERLWRQSFSQVKDVGTELRVPLGRLAEPDDNSKVVEFFVTDLGDYVTGQCLSVCGGAVNF, encoded by the coding sequence ATGAAACTGAAAGAAAAGGTGGCCTTAATCACCGGAGCGGCCCGAGGCATCGGCCGTGCCCATGCCTTCCGCCTGGCCCGTCTCGGAGCGGACATCGTGATCAATGACATCAATCTCAAGTCCTATGAGGAGTTTGATGAGGAAATCACGGCCGACTCGGTCATGGACGAGGTGCGCCGCCTGGGTGTTGAGTGTATCGGCCTGGAGGCTGACGTGGGCCAGAAGGATGAGGCTGAGGCCATGGTGCGGCGAGCCGTGGAAGAGTTCGGCCATGTGGACATTCTGGTCAACAACGCCGGCGGTCTGGCGGGCAGCGTGGCTGAGAGCTTTGCCGCTTCTGTTTCTGAAGAGGACCTCAGGGCCACCCTGGACCGAAACCTGATGGGCACGATTTACTGCTGCCAGGCCGTGGCCGAGCACATGAAGGCCCGCAAATGGGGCCGCATTGTCAACACCTCCTCCCAGGCGGGTCTGCGCGCCCAGCCCGGCGGGGTGTACGCCTCATACGGAGCGGCCAAGGCCGGAGTGATCGCTTACACCAGATACCTGGCCCAGGAACTGGGACCGTACGGCATCACCGTGAACTGCATCGCCCCGGCTTACGTGCGCACCGAACGGCTGTGGCGCCAGTCCTTCAGCCAGGTCAAGGATGTGGGTACAGAGCTGCGGGTGCCGCTGGGTCGTCTGGCCGAACCGGATGATAACTCCAAGGTGGTGGAATTCTTTGTGACCGACCTCGGAGACTACGTCACCGGCCAGTGCCTCAGCGTCTGCGGCGGCGCGGTCAACTTTTGA